From Streptomyces yatensis, one genomic window encodes:
- a CDS encoding GH92 family glycosyl hydrolase: METHRARRKRLGRRSALAGGGVAVAIGALLAPLVEAPAASAAPRADEVRHPVDYVDPLIGSAGGGNTYPGANLPFGMIAWSPTSTAGDQTNTAAANGYSYDTTRVRGFSLTHVNGAGCHPGAAGDVPIMPFVGEVDSSPTADTKDQKYAAGFSHDQEKAEPGRYRVGLDSGAAADLAVSERAGVADFSFPQDAPARLLFRTSNSLNGSENAHIEIDAQRRKVTGWVLTGAFCGRRANGGENNRTTYYRLHFSASFDRAFSTVGTWENDRLSPGATTADGGEGYLTGADRAGRGSGGYVGFDTTRDNDVRMRLGISYVSLAGAEANLRAEIAPRASVADVAAAGRAAWDRRLRAIRISGGSEPRRTAFYTALYHALQQPNLISDTDGRYPGMDGTPHRVERGQTAQYSNFSGWDQYRAQVQLLALLQPEVAGDFAQSLFNFARQNGGVWDRWVHISGATHVMTGDPSAATLATFYAMGVRNFDAKGAFDSLYRQATVPHPDGLSDKGCPGQCEGQRPNLAQYLDSGYAAQGACHCWGGAAETLEDSVADDALARWARLLGRNEEADELGARGGYWRNVFNPQATGTAGYTQARNRDGSWVTPFDPASDRGFAQGSAATYTWMVPQDVQGLAEAMGGRESAAARLDGFFHKPDGSWSVRGGDPLRYDPTNEPGIHAPWLYNALGQPWKTQETVRQIVATVYGTGPKGLPGNDDLGTMSAWYVFAALGIYPQAPGRAEALLTGPLFPRAVIAPAGQRRALTIGAPDASDSHLYVHAVRVNGRPHATSWLDGSFLRQGGSLAFDLADRPDTTWATDPGGLPR, encoded by the coding sequence ATGGAGACGCACAGAGCGCGGCGAAAGAGACTCGGGCGCCGATCGGCGCTGGCCGGCGGGGGAGTGGCGGTGGCGATCGGCGCACTGCTCGCCCCGCTGGTCGAGGCCCCCGCGGCGAGCGCCGCGCCACGGGCCGACGAGGTACGTCACCCCGTCGACTACGTGGACCCGCTGATCGGCTCGGCGGGCGGCGGCAACACCTACCCCGGCGCCAATCTGCCGTTCGGCATGATCGCCTGGTCGCCGACCAGCACCGCGGGCGACCAGACCAACACCGCGGCGGCCAACGGCTATTCCTACGACACCACCCGGGTCCGGGGCTTCAGCCTCACCCATGTCAACGGCGCGGGCTGCCACCCCGGAGCCGCGGGCGATGTGCCGATCATGCCGTTCGTGGGCGAGGTCGACAGCTCGCCCACCGCCGACACCAAGGACCAGAAGTACGCCGCCGGTTTCTCGCACGACCAGGAGAAGGCCGAGCCCGGGCGCTACCGGGTGGGGCTCGACTCGGGCGCGGCCGCCGATCTCGCGGTGAGCGAGCGGGCCGGAGTCGCCGACTTCTCCTTCCCCCAGGACGCCCCGGCCCGACTGTTGTTCCGCACCTCCAACTCCCTCAACGGCAGCGAGAACGCGCATATCGAGATCGACGCCCAGCGCCGCAAGGTCACCGGCTGGGTGCTGACCGGCGCGTTCTGCGGGCGACGCGCCAACGGTGGGGAGAACAACCGCACCACCTACTACCGCCTCCACTTCAGCGCCTCGTTCGACCGCGCCTTCTCCACCGTGGGCACCTGGGAGAACGACCGGCTCTCACCCGGCGCCACCACCGCCGACGGTGGCGAGGGCTATCTCACCGGCGCCGACCGGGCAGGGCGCGGCTCCGGCGGATACGTCGGCTTCGACACCACGCGGGACAACGATGTCCGGATGCGGCTCGGCATCTCGTACGTCTCCCTCGCGGGCGCCGAGGCCAACCTCCGCGCCGAGATAGCGCCCCGGGCGAGCGTCGCCGATGTGGCGGCGGCCGGACGGGCCGCCTGGGACCGCCGGCTGCGAGCCATCCGGATCAGCGGCGGCAGCGAACCGCGCCGCACCGCGTTCTACACCGCCCTCTACCACGCGCTGCAGCAGCCCAACCTGATCAGCGACACCGACGGCCGCTACCCGGGCATGGACGGCACACCGCACCGCGTCGAGCGCGGGCAGACGGCGCAGTACAGCAACTTCTCCGGCTGGGACCAGTACCGCGCCCAGGTACAGCTGCTCGCCCTGCTCCAGCCCGAGGTCGCCGGGGACTTCGCCCAGTCGCTGTTCAACTTCGCCCGGCAGAACGGCGGGGTGTGGGACCGCTGGGTGCACATCAGCGGCGCCACCCATGTGATGACGGGCGACCCCTCCGCCGCCACGCTCGCCACCTTCTACGCCATGGGGGTACGGAACTTCGACGCCAAGGGCGCCTTCGATTCCCTCTACCGCCAGGCCACCGTCCCGCACCCCGACGGGCTCTCCGACAAGGGCTGCCCGGGACAGTGCGAGGGCCAGCGCCCGAACCTCGCCCAGTACCTGGACTCGGGGTACGCGGCGCAGGGCGCCTGCCACTGCTGGGGCGGCGCCGCGGAGACCCTGGAGGACTCCGTCGCCGACGACGCGCTCGCCCGCTGGGCCCGGCTGCTCGGCCGGAACGAGGAGGCCGATGAGCTCGGCGCGCGCGGCGGCTACTGGCGCAACGTGTTCAACCCCCAGGCCACCGGCACGGCTGGCTACACCCAGGCCAGAAACCGGGACGGCTCCTGGGTGACCCCCTTCGACCCGGCGTCCGACCGGGGATTCGCCCAGGGCAGCGCGGCCACCTACACCTGGATGGTGCCGCAGGACGTCCAGGGCCTCGCCGAGGCCATGGGCGGACGCGAGAGCGCGGCGGCCCGGCTGGACGGCTTCTTCCACAAGCCCGACGGCTCCTGGTCGGTCCGCGGCGGCGATCCGCTCCGCTACGACCCCACCAATGAACCCGGCATCCACGCGCCCTGGCTCTACAACGCGCTCGGGCAGCCCTGGAAGACCCAGGAGACGGTGCGCCAGATCGTCGCCACCGTGTACGGAACCGGGCCGAAGGGGCTGCCCGGCAACGACGACCTGGGCACCATGTCCGCGTGGTACGTGTTCGCGGCGCTCGGCATCTATCCCCAGGCCCCGGGGCGTGCCGAGGCCCTGCTCACCGGACCGCTCTTCCCCCGTGCGGTGATCGCCCCGGCGGGGCAGCGGCGCGCTCTGACCATCGGCGCCCCGGACGCGTCCGACAGCCACCTCTATGTGCACGCGGTCCGGGTGAACGGCAGGCCGCACGCCACCTCATGGCTCGACGGCTCGTTCCTGCGCCAGGGCGGTTCGCTCGCCTTCGACCTGGCCGACCGGCCCGACACCACCTGGGCCACCGACCCGGGCGGGCTGCCCCGCTGA
- a CDS encoding DUF3662 domain-containing protein, whose amino-acid sequence MQTLNRWERAIERWEKSLLAKVVRSEPVELLGALKRECDSHAVVCGPTRVVVPNVYDVELADAVHEELTRRGCQVGQELTDHLVRHAEDKGYEWAGPLTVHVSRSGRVPNGRYRVAGRPMAHIRADTFADAPA is encoded by the coding sequence ATGCAGACGCTGAACCGATGGGAACGGGCGATAGAGCGCTGGGAGAAATCGCTGCTGGCCAAGGTGGTCCGCAGCGAGCCCGTCGAACTCCTCGGCGCGCTCAAACGTGAATGCGACAGCCACGCCGTGGTGTGCGGACCGACCCGGGTGGTGGTGCCCAACGTCTATGACGTCGAGCTGGCCGACGCGGTCCATGAGGAGCTCACCCGGCGTGGCTGTCAGGTGGGACAGGAGCTGACGGACCACCTGGTGCGTCATGCGGAGGACAAGGGCTATGAGTGGGCCGGCCCGCTCACCGTGCATGTGTCCCGGTCCGGCCGGGTGCCCAACGGCAGGTATCGGGTGGCGGGCCGGCCCATGGCCCATATCCGCGCCGACACGTTCGCCGACGCGCCGGCCTAG